One genomic region from Zalophus californianus isolate mZalCal1 chromosome 2, mZalCal1.pri.v2, whole genome shotgun sequence encodes:
- the LRAT gene encoding lecithin retinol acyltransferase has translation MKNPMLEALSQLLEKLLLISNFKLFSSGTPDEDKARNSYYEISSFLRGDVLEVPRTHLTHYGIYLGDNRVAHMMPDILLALTKDKGRTQKVVSNKRLILGVIGRIASIRVDTVEDFAYGADILVNHLDKSLKKKALLNEEVAQRAEKLLGLTPYSLLWNNCEHFVTYCRFGTSISPQADKFCENVKIIIRDERSVLASAVLGLASIVYLGLASYTTLPAIFIPFFLWMAG, from the exons ATGAAGAACCCAATGCTGGAGGCGCTGTCCCAATTGCTGGAGAAGCTGCTCCTCATCTCCAACTTCAAGCTCTTCAGTTCGGGCACCCCGGACGAAGACAAGGCGAGGAATAGTTACTATGAGATCAGCTCCTTCCTTCGCGGCGACGTGCTGGAAGTGCCCCGGACCCACCTGACCCACTACGGCATCTACCTGGGCGACAACCGTGTTGCCCACATGATGCCCGACATCCTGTTGGCCCTGACCAAAGACAAGGGGCGCACGCAGAAGGTGGTCTCCAATAAGCGTCTCATCCTGGGCGTCATTGGCAGGATAGCCAGCATCCGCGTGGACACAGTGGAGGACTTCGCCTATGGAGCCGACATCCTGGTCAATCACCTGGACAAGTCCCTCAAGAAGAAGGCGTTGCTCAACGAAGAGGTGGCGCAGCGGGCGGAGAAGCTGCTGGGCCTAACTCCCTACAGCCTACTGTGGAACAACTGTGAGCACTTTGTGACCTACTGCAGATTCGGCACCTCGATCAGCCCCCAGGCCGACAAG ttctgTGAGAATGTGAAGATAATTATTCGTGATGAGAGAAGTGTTCTCGCTTCAGCGGTCTTGGGATTGGCATCTATAGTCTATCTGGGCTTGGCATCCTATACTACCCTTCCTGCAATTTTTATCCCATTCTTCTTATGGATGGCTGGCTAA